The Arctopsyche grandis isolate Sample6627 chromosome 10, ASM5162203v2, whole genome shotgun sequence genome window below encodes:
- the LOC143917863 gene encoding uncharacterized protein LOC143917863 — MSDVLCRTCLCLNPHGSCLFDYVQEESLHLYEIIMSFCQVEIKPNDGLPSNVCLACLNDIKKAYSFKAKCEKAENILKQIPSSFNDDKSKLQHLIENQSLYSNCGALSNCSASPIIKREQKLDHVELEFKETPSEYLSSQSDDDINSDTKLSAIKNEEKNPFEDVDVNESNLIITKRKVKIRRVIGKFKKDPIECAHCDFKTNVPSKLKIHMNVHTGNKPLACTICSFRCIQRSSLRNHILTHSSDKPYRCTNCDYKCTNSSNLKRHMRRHTNDRPYSCSMCSYQCARQAYLQEHQRLHTGEKPFLCDKCHYTCSSVSALRIHKNNRHSNEKRFACNECAFKAKTKSNLIAHQKIHTGVKSFSCDLCSYQSIQYASLKNHKLMVHSQERPFACDKCPYRCISAAYLKLHKRTHLAIKMFSCDLCPYSCHTRYRLKNHVMTHTGEKPYHCEFCEYKCSKSSSFSRHKKTHIPNAYGETPPTI; from the exons ATGTCTGATGTACTGTGTCGCACTTGTCTGTGCTTGAACCCACATGGTTCTTGCCTATTCGATTATGTTCAAGAGGAATCTCTTCACCTTTACGAGATTATAATGTCATTTTGTCAAGTTGAG ataAAACCTAATGATGGATTGCCGAGTAATGTATGCTTGGCATGTCTCAACGATATTAAAAAGGCTTATTCGTTCAAGGCTAAATGTGAAAAagctgaaaatattttaaagcaaatcCCATCGTCTTTTAATGACGATAAGAGT AAACTCCAACACCTCATTGAAAACCAGTCTTTGTACTCAAATTGTGGCGCTTTATCAAACTGTTCAGCATCGCCCATAATCAAGCGAGAGCAAAAGTTAGATCATGTCGAATTAGAATTCAAAGAAACACCTTCAGAATATTTGTCGTCTCAAAGCGACGACGATATAAACAGTGATACAAAACTCTCAGCgataaaaaatgaagaaaaaaatccaTTCGAAGACGTCGATGTCAATGAGTCCAATCTGATCATTACCAAAAGAAAAGTTAAGATAAGGAGAGTCATAGGTAAATTCAAAAAGGACCCTATAGAATGCGCGCACTGCGATTTCAAAACCAATGTACCGTCTAAGTTGAAAATACACATGAACGTGCACACGGGAAACAAACCGTTGGCGTGCACGATTTGCAGCTTCAGATGTATTCAAAGATCGTCGCTGCGAAACCACATTCTGACGCACTCCAGTGATAAACCATACCGGTGCACCAACTGCGACTACAAATGCACAAATTCGTCAAATCTGAAGAGGCACATGAGAAGGCACACCAACGACAGACCCTACTCATGCAGCATGTGCTCGTACCAGTGTGCACGACAGGCTTATTTGCAAGAGCACCAACGGCTACACACCGGAGAGAAGCCGTTCCTCTGCGACAAATGCCACTACACATGCAGTTCCGTGTCGGCTTTGAGGATACACAAAAACAACAGACACTCCAATGAAAAGCGGTTCGCGTGCAACGAATGCGCCTTCAAAGCCAAAACCAAAAGCAATCTGATAGCGCATCAGAAGATACACACTGGTGTTAAGAGCTTCTCTTGCGACCTTTGCTCCTACCAGTCGATTCAGTACGCTTCTCTGAAGAACCACAAACTGATGGTGCACAGTCAAGAGCGGCCATTCGCTTGTGACAAGTGTCCGTACAGGTGCATCAGCGCCGCCTACTTGAAGCTGCACAAAAGAACGCACCTGGCGATTAAGATGTTCTCGTGTGACTTGTGTCCTTACTCTTGCCACACTCGGTATCGGTTGAAGAATCACGTGATGACCCACACCGGTGAGAAACCGTACCATTGCGAATTCTGCGAGTACAAGTGTTCAAAGTCGTCCTCGTTCAGTCGACACAAAAAAACTCATATTCCAAACGCTTACGGTGAAACTCCACCGACGATTTAA
- the LOC143917862 gene encoding protein FMC1 homolog, whose translation MATVNKPTLLAIRQLLSEVRRTGTQKKVKDSIVMQYILNEARKHMTTDEQLCKAREELKYTAQTYLCYLQSKRKYNEINIEYAGRGERSVADTANMVGFKLPHEPKP comes from the coding sequence ATGGCCACCGTCAATAAGCCAACTCTGCTCGCCATACGACAACTCTTGTCGGAGGTCAGACGTACGGGAACTCAGAAGAAGGTGAAAGATTCTATTGTCATGCAATATATTCTCAACGAGGCCCGCAAACATATGACCACCGATGAACAGCTTTGCAAAGCACGCGAAGAGTTGAAGTACACGGCGCAAACGTACCTTTGCTATTTGCAAAGCAAAAGAAAATACAACGAGATCAACATCGAATATGCAGGACGAGGCGAAAGATCAGTGGCCGATACCGCAAACATGGTAGGATTTAAACTACCGCACGAACCCAAGCCTTAA
- the LOC143917861 gene encoding SRR1-like protein, with amino-acid sequence MCCACSWLFRMMSAVAGDGFCLVKRRRGRGRSRRGEPPCAPLPPAPALTAAHFPDQPLDQLTALRRIRAAKEDLLESDYYKHFFNTLKESLSVIDKREVVEIISLGLGHIGDCTISRYQLALTLCLRDNFRVDCHVHDPIFYTDECHILETLDFKLIKENEEGKRTLRNDGITIVYLPHCPKQLTNNFLWNNWTTNLKNCVLIGNSFLRLIESQPHDNLNISAPYILNIQPYTEEFSLVNSFKFNDVFNDTSIHVFPARTLGLITDNFWHRDDSEPDYSNNVEFISSNIISRLRSRNS; translated from the exons ATGTGCTGCGCGTGCAGTTGGTTGTTCAGGATGATGAGTGCCGTGGCAGGCGACGGGTTCTGCCTGGTGAAGAGACGTCGAGGTCGAGGAAGAAGCCGGAGAGGAGAGCCCCCGTGTGCGCCTCTGCCCCCCGCCCCCGCGCTCACCGCCGCCCACTTCCCCGATCAGCCCCTCGACCAACTCACTGCCCTCAG ACGAATCAGGGCCGCAAAAGAAGATCTGCTCGAATCCGACTATTACAAGCACTTTTTCAACACGTTAAAAGAGAGCTTGAGTGTCATCGACAAAAGAGAAGTAGTCGAAATCATATCTCTTGGACTTGGACACATCGGTGACTGTACAATATCTCGCTATCAACTCGCTTTAACATTGTGTCTCCGAGATAATTTCCGCGTCGACTGCCACGTACACGACCCCATATTCTACACGGACGAGTGTCATATACTAGAAACATTGGACTTCAAACTGATTAAAGAGAACGAAGAAGGCAAGCGAACGTTACGAAACGACGGAATCACGATAGTGTACTTGCCCCATTGTCCGAAACAACTGACGAACAATTTCCTTTGGAATAACTGGACCACAAATCTCAAGAACTGTGTATTGATCGGCAACAGTTTCCTACGGTTGATCGAGTCCCAACCACACGACAACTTGAACATCAGCGCTCCGTACATTCTGAACATCCAACCATACACCGAGGAGTTCAGCTTGGTGAATAGTTTCAAATTCAACGACGTCTTCAACGACACTTCGATCCACGTATTCCCCGCTAGGACCTTGGGTCTGATAACGGATAACTTCTGGCATCGCGACGATTCCGAACCAGACTACAGCAACAACGTTGAATTCATCTCGTCTAATATCATCAGCCGGCTGAGGAGTCGGAATTCGTAA